A genomic window from Punica granatum isolate Tunisia-2019 chromosome 2, ASM765513v2, whole genome shotgun sequence includes:
- the LOC116194314 gene encoding uncharacterized protein LOC116194314 isoform X1, with the protein MAEASAAWCFTAFSSSLPSSVSYSRSKDSLSPSPRHLSLLHRHRHSRLLRFSAKASNSDPGNFLGDDSFGFFPWADRDSDIQWVPEERVTLFTSDGLIQIGGSMVPRRVASSDKQGMSKTSQRFQRFQESNYMDPDQGLCLGALFDIAATNGLDMGRRLCIFGFCRSIEMLSDVVEDTVLEHGGEVVAAEKAIKGGLHEKLTMTVAVPLLWGVPPASETLHLAVRSGGGIVEKVCWQWDFL; encoded by the exons ATGGCGGAGGCCTCCGCTGCTTGGTGCTTCACGGCTTTCTCCTCCTCGCTCCCGTCGTCGGTTTCTTATTCTCGCTCCAAGGATTCGCTGTCGCCTTCTCCCCGGCACCTCTCCCTTCTCCACCGCCATCGGCATTCTCGCCTCCTCCGATTCTCGGCGAAGGCTTCTAATTCTGATCCTGGAAACTTCCTCGGCGACGATTCCTTCGGATTCTTCCCCTGGGCTGATCGTGATTCCG ATATTCAATGGGTTCCTGAGGAGAGAGTCACTTTGTTCACTTCCGATGGACTCATCCAGATTGGAGGTTCTATGGTTCCACGGCGTGTTGCTTCATCTGAC AAGCAAGGGATGTCCAAGACCTCTCAAAGATTTCAACGATTTCAAGAAAGTAATTACATGGATCCTGATCAAGGCCTGTGCCTTGGAGCCCTTTTTGATATTGCTGCAACGAAT GGACTCGATATGGGTAGAAGACTCTGTATCTTTGGATTCTGCCGTTCTATTGAGATGCTGAGCGATGTGGTTGAAGACACTGTTCTTGAGCATGGAGGAGAG GTTGTTGCAGCAGAGAAAGCCATCAAAGGCGGTTTGCACGAAAAGCTAACGATGACAGTCGCAGTCCCATTGCTTTGGGGGGTCCCACCTGCCTCTGAAACACTTCACCTCGCTGTCCGGAGTGGCGGAGGGATTGTAGAGAAGGTTTGTTGGCAATGGGATTTCTTGTAA
- the LOC116194314 gene encoding uncharacterized protein LOC116194314 isoform X2 — translation MAEASAAWCFTAFSSSLPSSVSYSRSKDSLSPSPRHLSLLHRHRHSRLLRFSAKASNSDPGNFLGDDSFGFFPWADRDSDIQWVPEERVTLFTSDGLIQIGGSMVPRRVASSDQGMSKTSQRFQRFQESNYMDPDQGLCLGALFDIAATNGLDMGRRLCIFGFCRSIEMLSDVVEDTVLEHGGEVVAAEKAIKGGLHEKLTMTVAVPLLWGVPPASETLHLAVRSGGGIVEKVCWQWDFL, via the exons ATGGCGGAGGCCTCCGCTGCTTGGTGCTTCACGGCTTTCTCCTCCTCGCTCCCGTCGTCGGTTTCTTATTCTCGCTCCAAGGATTCGCTGTCGCCTTCTCCCCGGCACCTCTCCCTTCTCCACCGCCATCGGCATTCTCGCCTCCTCCGATTCTCGGCGAAGGCTTCTAATTCTGATCCTGGAAACTTCCTCGGCGACGATTCCTTCGGATTCTTCCCCTGGGCTGATCGTGATTCCG ATATTCAATGGGTTCCTGAGGAGAGAGTCACTTTGTTCACTTCCGATGGACTCATCCAGATTGGAGGTTCTATGGTTCCACGGCGTGTTGCTTCATCTGAC CAAGGGATGTCCAAGACCTCTCAAAGATTTCAACGATTTCAAGAAAGTAATTACATGGATCCTGATCAAGGCCTGTGCCTTGGAGCCCTTTTTGATATTGCTGCAACGAAT GGACTCGATATGGGTAGAAGACTCTGTATCTTTGGATTCTGCCGTTCTATTGAGATGCTGAGCGATGTGGTTGAAGACACTGTTCTTGAGCATGGAGGAGAG GTTGTTGCAGCAGAGAAAGCCATCAAAGGCGGTTTGCACGAAAAGCTAACGATGACAGTCGCAGTCCCATTGCTTTGGGGGGTCCCACCTGCCTCTGAAACACTTCACCTCGCTGTCCGGAGTGGCGGAGGGATTGTAGAGAAGGTTTGTTGGCAATGGGATTTCTTGTAA